A window of Fragaria vesca subsp. vesca linkage group LG7, FraVesHawaii_1.0, whole genome shotgun sequence contains these coding sequences:
- the LOC101312494 gene encoding protein TRANSPARENT TESTA 12-like has protein sequence MDAVSSVETADLHPAPTAFIGSSDGDYPVIKSFDDAKTICFLESQKLWGIAGPIAFNILCNYGVNSFTNIFVGHIGDLELSAVAISLSVIENFSFGFLLGMASALETLCGQAFGAGQVEMLGVYMQRSWIILIITCIGLLPLYVFATPILKLLGQEADIANLAGKFSIQIIPQMFSLAINFPTQKFLQAQSKVSVLAWIGFATFIIHIGILYVFITLLGWGTSGAAAAFNLTAWGMSFAQVYYIVHWCTDGWKGLSWLAFKELWSFAKLSLASAVMLCLEIWYFMTIIVMTGHLDNPVIAVGSLSICMNLNGWEGMLFIGINAAISVRVSNELGSAHPRAAKYSVIVTIMESLIIGIICGGIILAAKDKFAIIFTESKEMQHAVSHLAFLLSITMILNSVQPVISGVAVGGGWQALVAYINLFCYYIVGLPLGFLLGYRTHMRVKGIWIGMIFGTSLQTLILLYIVYKTNWNKEVEQASERMRQWTGKELTIVDHKKRGDQEGGGPLIL, from the exons ATGGATGCAGTTTCATCTGTGGAAACTGCAGATCTCCACCCTGCTCCTACTGCATTTATTGGATCAAGTGATGGAGATTATCCGGTGATAAAATCCTTTGATGATGCCAAGACCATATGCTTTTTGGAGTCTCAAAAGCTTTGGGGCATTGCTGGTCCTATTGCCTTTAACATTTTGTGTAACTATGGTGTTAACTCCTTCACAAACATCTTTGTTGGGCATATTGGAGATTTGGAGCTCTCTGCTGTTGCAATTTCACTGTCTGTCATTGAAAATTTCTCTTTTGGATTTCTG CTTGGGATGGCAAGTGCACTTGAAACACTATGTGGGCAGGCATTTGGTGCTGGGCAAGTAGAAATGCTAGGAGTTTACATGCAACGGTCATGGATAATTCTGATTATCACATGCATTGGTCTACTACCACTTTATGTGTTCGCGACGCCAATCCTAAAACTCCTTGGCCAAGAAGCTGACATAGCCAACCTTGCTGGGAAATTCTCTATCCAAATCATCCCTCAAATGTTTTCACTAGCCATCAACTTCCCAACTCAAAAGTTCTTGCAAGCACAGAGCAAGGTTTCGGTTCTGGCATGGATTGGTTTTGCAACTTTTATCATACACATAGGAATCCTCTATGTCTTTATCACATTGTTAGGGTGGGGAACGAGTGGTGCTGCTGCAGCATTTAATCTCACGGCGTGGGGAATGTCATTCGCTCAAGTCTATTACATAGTTCATTGGTGCACAGATGGTTGGAAGGGATTGTCATGGTTAGCCTTCAAGGAACTATGGTCCTTTGCAAAACTCTCCCTCGCTTCAGCTGTAATGCTTTGCCTAGAGATTTGGTACTTCATGACCATAATTGTAATGACTGGACACCTAGATAATCCTGTTATTGCAGTTGGCTCCCTTTCAATATG CATGAATCTGAATGGTTGGGAAGGCATGTTGTTTATTGGGATCAATGCAGCAATAAG CGTTCGAGTCTCTAATGAGCTTGGATCAGCACATCCTAGAGCTGCAAAGTACTCCGTCATCGTCACGATTATGGAGTCTCTCATCATTGGAATCATTTGCGGGGGCATTATCTTGGCGGCCAAAGACAAATTTGCCATCATCTTTACTGAGAGCAAAGAGATGCAACATGCAGTTTCTCATTTAGCTTTCCTTCTCAGTATTACAATGATACTCAATAGTGTTCAGCCGGTTATTTCAG GTGTTGCTGTTGGAGGAGGGTGGCAAGCTTTGGTGGCTTACATAAACTTGTTTTGTTATTACATTGTTGGTCTCCCTCTTGGGTTTCTACTTGGTTACAGAACACATATGAGAGTGAAG GGAATTTGGATTGGTATGATATTTGGGACATCCTTGCAAACACTGATCCTCTTGTACATTGTTTACAAAACCAACTGGAACAAAGAG GTAGAACAAGCCTCGGAAAGAATGAGGCAGTGGACTGGAAAAGAACTAACAATAGTTGATCACAAAAAAAGGGGTGATCAAGAAGGTGGTGGACCTCTAATATTGTAG
- the LOC101312205 gene encoding G-type lectin S-receptor-like serine/threonine-protein kinase SD2-2-like, which yields MVPFSLLLPILQTLILISTNSYPIPKIPPQTNPTQFPNSNGSSKLSNLLWKTNTVLLQGNSTIYSRNKTFQLSFYYSNGGAYLAIMYSSIQVPTVVWVANRDRPVKNITSATLEITATGILAVKDSDNSTVWTSHNSVPGAQAVLLESGNLVLLTHSGKLAWQSFDHPTDTWLPGMNLTADRGLTSWRTAEDPSPGLYSLRLRPLDYGEFELVFNGSVEYWSTGMWNGQAFANVPEMAVPYIYTFHFMDAYKPTASFWFTERASDGGPNQPLTRFQIDHSGQLRQYTWGLSEAWDRFWSRPEDKCSVVGLCGKFGVCDSEGSRPCECPPGFKPVDESSWECGEYSGGCERFSDVGCEGREDGFVEVGVESLAGSWHNGSISGRDGCERVCLQVCSCIGFQYNERSGLCKHYFGVLSNLRNVSSDGNSGMGGGSVLNLKVRKGVILKSKKGKEMNYTVFSVSIVGSIAVLGFVLVVVLIRRRTLKRNGGADEGVLLPVLNLKVFSYKELHTATRGFKEKLGHGGFGAVFLGELSDLTLVAVKRLERPGSGEQQFRAEVCTIGNIQHVNLVRLRGFCSEDSHRLLVYDYMPNGPLSVYLRRDGPNLSWDVRFRLAVGTARGIAYLHEGCRDSIIHCDIKPENILLDSDYTAKVSDFGLAKLIHRDFSGALAADGHHGYTYGYVAPECRPGDPITTKADVYSYGKTLLELLGGHRMWETPPSVGGREGGNEITDSWCFPLWAAQQIIDGNVVAVIDDRLGSKYNLKEAERVALVAVWCIQDDEATRPTMGMVVTMLEGVVEVTVPPAPKLLQALVSGESFCGVNSDSGHSASLASDDFSGCNTRLSSCGSESSLGNVSSLVNENAHENQRTSVSFTVITDHS from the coding sequence CTCCACAAACTCCTACCCCATTCCCAAAATTCCACCCCAAACTAACCCAACCCAGTTTCCAAACTCAAATGGGTCTTCAAAACTCTCAAACCTTCTCTGGAAAACAAACACCGTTCTACTTCAAGGCAACTCCACCATTTACAGCCGGAACAAGACATTCCAGCTCAGCTTTTACTACTCTAATGGGGGCGCATACTTAGCCATAATGTACTCCTCGATTCAGGTCCCCACCGTCGTCTGGGTCGCCAACCGCGACCGCCCCGTCAAGAACATCACTTCCGCAACTCTCGAAATCACCGCCACCGGGATACTCGCCGTGAAAGACTCCGACAACTCCACCGTCTGGACCAGCCACAACAGCGTCCCCGGCGCGCAAGCGGTGCTGTTGGAGAGCGGGAATCTCGTGCTGCTAACCCACTCCGGGAAACTCGCGTGGCAGAGCTTCGACCACCCGACTGACACGTGGCTCCCCGGGATGAATCTGACGGCCGACCGCGGCCTGACCAGCTGGCGCACCGCGGAGGACCCGTCGCCGGGTTTGTATTCGCTGCGGTTGCGTCCACTGGACTACGGTGAGTTCGAGCTTGTGTTTAACGGGAGCGTTGAGTATTGGAGCACCGGGATGTGGAACGGTCAGGCTTTCGCTAATGTTCCGGAGATGGCTGTTCCGTATATTTATACGTTTCATTTCATGGACGCCTACAAGCCAACGGCGTCGTTTTGGTTCACGGAGCGGGCGTCGGATGGCGGGCCGAACCAGCCGCTGACCCGGTTCCAGATAGACCATTCGGGTCAGCTGCGGCAGTACACTTGGGGTTTAAGCGAGGCTTGGGACAGGTTTTGGTCCCGACCTGAGGACAAGTGCAGCGTGGTGGGTTTGTGTGGCAAGTTTGGGGTTTGCGACAGTGAAGGTTCTAGACCGTGTGAGTGTCCGCCGGGGTTTAAGCCGGTGGATGAGTCTAGCTGGGAATGCGGGGAATATTCAGGTGGGTGTGAGAGGTTTAGTGACGTGGGGTGTGAGGGGAGGGAGGATGGTTTCGTGGAGGTTGGGGTCGAGAGTTTAGCGGGGAGTTGGCATAATGGTTCGATTAGTGGGAGGGATGGTTGTGAGAGGGTGTGCTTGCAGGTTTGTTCTTGTATTGGGTTTCAGTACAATGAGAGGTCTGGTTTGTGTAAGCATTATTTCGGGGTTCTGTCGAATTTGAGGAATGTGAGTTCTGATGGTAATAGCGGTATGGGTGGTGGTAGTGTTTTGAATTTGAAGGTGAGGAAAGGTGTGATTTTGAAGAGCAAGAAGGGGAAGGAGATGAATTATACTGTTTTTAGTGTTAGCATTGTTGGGTCGATTGCGGTTTTGGGTTTTGTCTTGGTGGTTGTGTTGATAAGGAGGAGAACATTGAAGAGGAATGGAGGAGCAGATGAAGGTGTTTTGCTGCCAGTGTTGAATTTGAAGGTGTTTTCCTATAAAGAGCTTCACACTGCAACCCGCGGTTTTAAAGAGAAACTCGGGCATGGTGGCTTTGGAGCGGTTTTCCTAGGGGAGCTGTCGGACCTTACCCTTGTTGCAGTGAAACGCTTGGAGAGGCCAGGCAGCGGAGAGCAACAATTCCGAGCAGAAGTTTGCACCATCGGCAACATTCAGCATGTCAATCTTGTGAGACTTAGAGGCTTCTGCTCAGAAGACTCTCATAGACTTCTGGTGTATGATTATATGCCAAATGGTCCTCTAAGTGTGTATCTACGTCGAGATGGTCCAAATTTGAGCTGGGATGTTAGGTTTCGGCTAGCAGTTGGTACGGCAAGAGGCATTGCTTATTTACATGAGGGGTGTAGAGATTCCATAATCCATTGTGATATCAAGCCAGAAAACATTTTGCTTGATAGTGATTACACAGCAAAAGTGTCAGATTTTGGGTTGGCAAAGCTAATTCATAGAGACTTTAGTGGAGCACTAGCCGCTGATGGTCACCACGGCTATACCTATGGCTATGTGGCGCCAGAGTGCAGACCTGGTGATCCAATCACCACAAAAGCCGATGTGTACAGCTATGGGAAGACATTGTTAGAACTACTTGGAGGCCATAGAATGTGGGAGACACCCCCATCTGTAGGCGGCAGAGAGGGTGGGAACGAAATAACAGATTCTTGGTGCTTTCCTTTGTGGGCAGCACAGCAGATAATTGATGGCAATGTTGTGGCAGTAATTGATGATAGACTCGGTAGCAAGTACAACCTTAAGGAGGCAGAGCGTGTTGCATTGGTGGCGGTGTGGTGCATACAGGATGACGAAGCAACAAGGCCTACAATGGGGATGGTAGTGACAATGTTGGAAGGGGTTGTGGAAGTGACTGTTCCTCCAGCACCAAAGTTGTTACAAGCACTGGTTTCAGGGGAGTCATTCTGTGGGGTGAATTCCGATTCTGGACACAGTGCATCTCTTGCCAGTGACGACTTCTCTGGTTGTAATACGAGATTATCTAGCTGCGGTTCAGAATCATCACTGGGTAATGTCTCTTCCCTAGTGAATGAAAATGCGCATGAAAACCAAAGAACTTCAGTGAGCTTTACTGTTATTACTGACCATAGCTAA
- the LOC101312779 gene encoding AT-rich interactive domain-containing protein 1-like produces MAGWSMLADGSVLDCGKKEESDCFSESKRCVSGLPDKLRSWFDQFLGVLLREICAKDSARPLPPMLGNGQRVDLFKLFWAVRKKGGFDCVSDNGVWDLVAGECRLGSSLGGAVKLVYSKYLYLVDRLLENRDLEWSLGSSGSDLKKQLTDLQDEFKGMFPEVGDRKVNKAGYLKEEMSPKSLNDSNEEAGAGGKGSRNKKRVGNVGLDWDSGTVEDAGKLNNNEEVKSEVVESGGGKKVDDDDDYVDVLIVNPATMEVSSCRKRKRESFCGMLNWLRMIAADPCDPSVGSLPERSKWKSFGNKENWKQVLGAREAIYLKKNADSVAEQFNGQNNLRMHPSMYDDHLGTAYNLRERQRLEKQQRTMSESGACLYSSPGSDMSKSSPGMEDHIEVRVGSKFQAHVPEWTGELEESDGKWLGTRVWPIQKPEQLYLIERDPIGKGRQESCGCQMPGSIECIRFHTAEKRLRVKRELGSAFYHWKFNEMGEEVGLPWTAEEENKFKAIIKANPPSLGNTFWDDIIESFPKKSWRELVSFYFNVYHLQRRGYQNRFTPNNINSDDEDLESGTATNGFEHEEPNSSKSILKSPHKPHGKYR; encoded by the exons ATGGCAGGGTGGTCGATGCTAGCTGATGGGTCGGTGTTAGATTGCGGGAAGAAGGAAGAGTCAGACTGCTTTTCGGAATCAAAACGCTGCGTTTCGGGGTTGCCGGATAAGCTCCGGAGCTGGTTTGATCAGTTTCTTGGGGTTCTCTTGAGAGAAATATGTGCAAAAGACTCGGCCCGGCCGCTGCCTCCGATGCTCGGAAATGGGCAGAGGGTGGATTTGTTTAAGCTGTTTTGGGCTGTGAGGAAGAAGGGTGGGTTTGATTGTGTTTCGGATAACGGGGTTTGGGATTTGGTTGCTGGGGAGTGTCGGTTGGGTTCGAGTTTAGGTGGGGCTGTGAAGTTGGTTTATAGTAAGTATTTGTATTTGGTTGATAGGCTTTTGGAGAACAGGGATTTGGAGTGGAGTTTGGGGAGTAGTGGCAGTGATTTGAAGAAGCAGTTGACGGATTTGCAGGATGAGTTTAAAGGGATGTTCCCTGAAGTTGGTGATCGAAAGGTGAATAAGGCGGGGTATTTGAAAGAGGAAATGTCGCCTAAGAGTTTGAATGACAGTAATGAGGAGGCGGGTGCGGGAGGAAAGGGTAGTAGGAATAAGAAACGTGTTGGTAATGTGGGGTTGGATTGGGATTCAGGGACTGTGGAGGATGCTGGGAAGTTGAATAACAATGAGGAGGTGAAAAGTGAGGTGGTGGAATCCGGTGGAGGGAAGAAAGTTGATGACGACGATGATTATGTAGATGTACTGATTGTGAATCCAGCCACAATGGAAGTGAGTTCCTGTCGTAAAAGGAAGCGAGAGTCCTTTTGCGGCATGCTGAATTGGCTTAGAATGATTGCAGCAGATCCTTGTGATCCTTCGGTTGGTTCCTTGCCGGAAAGGTCAAAGTGGAAGTCCTTTGGGAATAAGGAGAACTGGAAGCAGGTTTTGGGTGCTCGAGAGGCCATATATCTGAAGAAGAATGCTGATTCAGTTGCAGAACAGTTTAACGGGCAG AATAATCTGAGGATGCATCCAAGCATGTATGATGATCATCTTGGCACCGCTTACAATCTTAGAGAGAGGCAGAGATTGGAGAAGCAGCAAAGGACAATGTCTGAATCAGGAGCCTGCTTATATTCATCCCCGGGCAGTGATATGTCCAAAAGCAGTCCTGGCATGGAGGACCATATTGAAGTTCGTGTTGGGTCAAAATTTCAAGCTCATGTACCAGAATGGACTGGTGAGTTAGAAGAAAGTGACGGGAAGTGGTTGGGGACCCGGGTTTGGCCAATACAAAAACCAGAGCAACTATATCTAATTGAAAGGGATCCAATTGGAAAGGGAAGGCAAGAATCTTGTGGCTGCCAAATGCCAGGTTCTATAGAATGTATTAGATTTCACACAGCCGAGAAAAGGTTAAGAGTTAAGCGTGAACTGGGATCAGCTTTCTACCATTGGAAGTTCAATGAGATGGGTGAGGAAGTTGGGCTCCCTTGGACAGCTGAAGAAGAAAATAAGTTCAAGGCCATAATAAAGGCAAATCCTCCATCTCTTGGGAATACCTTCTGGGATGATATAATTGAGTCATTTCCTAAGAAGAGCTGGAGAGAATTGGTAAGCTTCTACTTCAACGTCTATCACTTGCAGCGTAGAGGATATCAAAACAGGTTCACTCCAAACAACATTAATAGCGATGATGAAGATTTAGAATCAGGAACAGCTACTAATGGTTTTGAACATGAAGAACCCAATTCTTCAAAGTCAATTTTGAAATCCCCGCACAAGCCACATGGAAAATACAGATAA